The DNA window AATTCCTGCTTCAGCCTGACAAGGGATATAATAGCCACTCCTCTGAGGGGGTCTGCCTCACCAAAAACAAAGTTTAACCTCGGCACATAAAGGTCAACATCCGTAACGCAGAGTATCTTACCCTTCATACCACTGGTGTTTATCTCCCTTAAGATTTTTGAGGAATGATACTGTTTGCGGGAAGAGTTGTATGCAGAAGGTTGTAATGGGGTATTTTCAAGAACCATTACTTTTGTCTTGAAGGTATCCTTCAGAAAATCAGAGAGATGTTTTAACAGTGCCTCATCTATGTTGCCTATGGGGAGGAGGTTGAGCACTATGAATTTTAACACAAGAGGAGAATAATTTCCGAATTCAATTTTAATCCCAAAATTGTGTTAACCACTGAGGCACAGAGACACAGAGAAAATGACCTGCCACAGAGTTCACAGAGCTATAATTTGGAGTATTGGAGTA is part of the Nitrospirota bacterium genome and encodes:
- a CDS encoding archaemetzincin family Zn-dependent metalloprotease is translated as MLNLLPIGNIDEALLKHLSDFLKDTFKTKVMVLENTPLQPSAYNSSRKQYHSSKILREINTSGMKGKILCVTDVDLYVPRLNFVFGEADPLRGVAIISLVRLKQEFYNLKKEPSIFIERTIKEAVHELGHLYGLGHCTDPKCVMYFSNSIKDTDFKGKKFCNVCNIGLHELQKKI